The sequence below is a genomic window from Acidobacteriota bacterium.
CTTGCGGCTGACGCTGAGGCCCGCCGAACCTGGAATGTCCGCGATGGAGGTTTCCAGGTTCGGCAGGCTGCGGGCGAATTCCAGGAAATCGCCGGCGGGACCGCCGCCGAAGCCCCGTCCGCCCATGCGGCCGCCGCGCGCCGGACGCTGCGACACGTTGTGGGCCGCAAAGATCCCCCCCACGGTCAGTTTCGGAAGGACGGCCTCCAGATACCTCGCGTACCACTCCTTGTCCGCGTCGCAGAACACAAAATCGAAGGGGCCTTCGAGCGCCGGCACCACTTCATGCGCGTCCCCCAGCCTCGCGTCGATATACCGGTCCAGCCCCGCGCGGGCGAAATACCCGAGCGCCTCCCTGTGGCGCCCCGCGTCGATTTCGACGGTGATCAGTTTCCCGCCGGTTTTGGACAGCGCCCAGGCTATCCACATTCCGGAGTACCCGTTCGAGGTCCCGATTTCGAGCGCGCGCTTGTAGTTGTTCCGGACGATGAGGTCGTAGAGCGCCCTGCCGTCCGCCTCGGGAACGTTCATCCCCCCCCAGGAGCGGTTGTGGCTCTCGAGGGTCTCCCGCACCCGGGCGTCGAACGCCTCCGTCCCCTCCGTGCCCGCCCCCGGGAGAGACGACATCATGCCGAACGCCAGGAGGGCGCAGAACATCGCCGCGATGACGGTGCCTTTTGTCATGAGTCCTTCCTGTGCGGGCAGGCGCCATCCGCCCGCCTGCCCGCGAAATTGGGAGTCGCCTACTGAACCCGCTTCGCCACGATTTCCCGTGGAGCCCGGGGTCCGCCCCCGGGGCCGCCCGGACCGCCCATCCCGCCACCCGGAGGGGGACCGCCCATCCCGCCACCCGGAGGGGGACCGCCCATCCCGCCGCCGGGACCGCCCATCCCGCCGCCGGGGCCGCCCATGCCTCCGCCCGGCTGGCCCGAGAATTCCCGGTCGATCGTGAAGGTGATTTCATCTCCAGCGACCTTGCCGGTGTAGATGGTCTTCATCTCGTTTTCGCCGAACCTGCGCACGACGACAAACCTGATTTCATCCCCGTCCACCTTTCCTTCGGTGATTTCGCTATCCCCCCTGCGGCCGCTGACGGTCCCGGTCAAGGTGTCCCCGGCCACCGTGAAGTTGAACACGGTCTCTGCCGGTCCCTGCATCCCCTGGGACTCCGCGACCCATTTCCCGGTCACGTCGGCGCCGGGCGCCGTCCCCACCAGGGCCAGCGCCAGCGCCGCCCCCGCTAAAAGCATCGATCTTCTCATGGAATACCCTTCCTCCCCGTTTCATTGGTTTCCTTCACTCCTGTGATGACTCTGTTACCGATGATTACGCAGCCGGGACCCGGGTGTTACCTGTTCCGCGGTCGGGAGGGGGCCAAATAAGGATCAGGATTTCGCTCATGAGATGATAATGTATGAAGCATCATGAAGCGTCGCATGCCCGTTCTTCTTTCCCTCCTCGTCCTGCTGGCCGCCGGGGACCGCCTCGGGGCGCAGCCACAGTCTCCCAGGGTAGGGCTGGTGCTCAGCGGGGGGGGTGCCCGCGGCGCCGCGCACATCGGAGTCCTGAGGGTGCTCGAGCAGGCAGGGATCCCGGTGGAGTCGATCACCGGAACGAGCATGGGCGCCCTGGTCGGGGGGCTGTACGCCGTGGGGCACAGCCCGGACGAAATCGAGCGGTTCCTGGAAAGCCAGGACTGGAACAACCTTTTCAGCGACGCGCCGCAGCGCCGCCTCACCCCCCTGATCGAACGGAGCGACACGCGCTACCAGGGCCAGGTCACCTTTCGGGGCTGGAATCCCGAACTCCCGAGCGGGTTGTGGGGAGGCCAGCGCCTGACGGAAACGCTGGATATCCTGACCACCCGCCAGATGCTCGAGGCGGGGTACGACTTCGACCGGCTCCGCGTCCGTTTCCGCGCCGTGGCCACGAACCTCCTCGACGGCACTCCCTACGTGTTCAGGCAAGGGTCCATGACGCAGGCGCTCCGGGCATCGATGGCGGTCCCGCTCCTGTTCACGCCGCTCCAGCACGAAGGCATGCTGCTGGCCGACGGGGGGCTGGCCAACAACCTCCCCACCGACGTCGCCCACGCCATGGGCGCGGACATCCTCATCGCCGTGGACGTCACCTCCCCGCTCCTGGACGCGGAGGACCTCCGGACCTTCTTCAACGTCATCGACCAGTCGATCAGCCTCCAGATGAGCGACAACGTGCGGGTGAACCGGCGGCTCGCCTCCCTGCTCCTGAAGCCCGACCTGGAGGGGCTCTCCGGCAGCGATTACGGGAAGATCCCCGAAATCGTCCGCCGGGGGGAGGAAGCGGCCCGGGCGCGCATGGAGGAACTGAAAGAGCTGACCCGGGAATCCCTCCCGCGGGCGCTCCCCCATTCCCCCCGGTCCGCCCCCCCCGTCATCGGCTCCATCTCCTTCGAGGGGCTGGCGCAGATCCCCGCCTCCCAGCTCCAGGCGGGGATGCGGGTCCGGCCGGGGGACAGGGCGGACCCGGCCTCCATAGGCGCGGAGGTCAGCCGGCTGTACGCGACCCGGTTTTTCGAGAGCGTCTCCTACACCCTCGAGCCGCTGAAGGACGACGCCTATCACCTCAAATTCGTGGTCCGGGAGGCGCTGCTGAACACCCTGGGAGCGAGCCTCCGCTACGACAACGACTACCAGTTCGTGGCCCTGGCGGAGTACACCGCGCGCCAGCTCTTTCACACCTCCTCGAAGCTGACGGTCTCGACCCAGTTCGGGGGGCTGGAAAGCCATTTCGCCTCCCTCCGCATCGTCCCCCCATCGCTCCCGTTTCTCTTCGTGGAGCCGCGGGTCGAGGTCGGCAGGCTGGAGCGGCTGGACATCCGGGAGGAGGAGCGCATCGACAAGTTCACCGACAAGCGCGAGAGCGGCCAGCTGACCGTCGGCGCCCTCCTCTGCCGCCAGCTGGAACTCTCCGGCGGGTACCGCTTCGAGCGGGTGCGCATCACCGGCGGCTCCGATCCCTTCCGGGTGGAGGGCTCCTCACGGCATGCGGGGCTCCTCTTCCGCCTTCACTGGGATTCGCTCGATGACGTCGAATTCCCCCACAGCGGGGTGAGGGTGGATTTGGGGGCTGACCTGCAGGAACGGGAACTCGGCGGGGATTTCGACTATTCCCGCTGGCATGCCGAATACCGCCAGCACCTGACCCCCTGGCCCGGGTCCACGCTGCAATTCATGGCCGGCGGCGCGTATTCGGACGGGGATGTCCCCTTCTACGACCTCATTTTCGTCGGGGGGCACTCGTTCGCGGACGCGGCCTCCCGGCAGTTTCTCGGGCTCCGCAGGGACGAGTTCCGGGTACGCCAACTGGCCGTCGTGGGCGTCGGTTACCGGCGCCAGATCTTCGCTCGCCCCCTCAACCTGGTCAAGCGCGGCTACCTGACCGCGACCTACAACGGCGCCTTCCTCGGCGAACGCTCCGCCCCCCCCTACGATTACCGCTATTTCAACGGGATAGGAGTAGGGCTGGCGGCCGACACCATGATCGGCCCGCTCCACGTCCAGGCCGGGTGGGGGGAGGGGGGGAGGCTGAACTTCCACCTCTCCTTCGGCCCCAGGTTCTGACCCGGCGCGGGGGCCGGAACCAGGGCGTCAGTGGATGGTGGGCCCTTTCTTGTTTTCCCGGTCGACCTTGCGCCGGACGTCGCCGTAGTAGACCTCGAACTGGCGCTTGAGCTGCTCCCGCCGCCGCTGCTCGTTGAACTGGCGGTACCTGTCCCGCCAGTTCCTCCCCTTCAGCAAGAGGTAGCCGACCACCATGCCGCCCAGGTGGGCGATGTGGGCCACGCCCGGATCGCCGCCCCGGA
It includes:
- a CDS encoding methyltransferase, which produces MTKGTVIAAMFCALLAFGMMSSLPGAGTEGTEAFDARVRETLESHNRSWGGMNVPEADGRALYDLIVRNNYKRALEIGTSNGYSGMWIAWALSKTGGKLITVEIDAGRHREALGYFARAGLDRYIDARLGDAHEVVPALEGPFDFVFCDADKEWYARYLEAVLPKLTVGGIFAAHNVSQRPARGGRMGGRGFGGGPAGDFLEFARSLPNLETSIADIPGSAGLSVSRKTK
- a CDS encoding BamA/TamA family outer membrane protein — protein: MKRRMPVLLSLLVLLAAGDRLGAQPQSPRVGLVLSGGGARGAAHIGVLRVLEQAGIPVESITGTSMGALVGGLYAVGHSPDEIERFLESQDWNNLFSDAPQRRLTPLIERSDTRYQGQVTFRGWNPELPSGLWGGQRLTETLDILTTRQMLEAGYDFDRLRVRFRAVATNLLDGTPYVFRQGSMTQALRASMAVPLLFTPLQHEGMLLADGGLANNLPTDVAHAMGADILIAVDVTSPLLDAEDLRTFFNVIDQSISLQMSDNVRVNRRLASLLLKPDLEGLSGSDYGKIPEIVRRGEEAARARMEELKELTRESLPRALPHSPRSAPPVIGSISFEGLAQIPASQLQAGMRVRPGDRADPASIGAEVSRLYATRFFESVSYTLEPLKDDAYHLKFVVREALLNTLGASLRYDNDYQFVALAEYTARQLFHTSSKLTVSTQFGGLESHFASLRIVPPSLPFLFVEPRVEVGRLERLDIREEERIDKFTDKRESGQLTVGALLCRQLELSGGYRFERVRITGGSDPFRVEGSSRHAGLLFRLHWDSLDDVEFPHSGVRVDLGADLQERELGGDFDYSRWHAEYRQHLTPWPGSTLQFMAGGAYSDGDVPFYDLIFVGGHSFADAASRQFLGLRRDEFRVRQLAVVGVGYRRQIFARPLNLVKRGYLTATYNGAFLGERSAPPYDYRYFNGIGVGLAADTMIGPLHVQAGWGEGGRLNFHLSFGPRF